One window of the Archangium primigenium genome contains the following:
- the rnk gene encoding nucleoside diphosphate kinase regulator: MSTPEPRIVVTTTDMERLRTLVDTTSGDVAEALDAELLRAEVVEARELPPDVVTMNSRVVYRDEETRESREVTLSYPQDASLEQGRISVLAPVGAALLGLSVGQEIEWQQPGGKSKRLRILSVTYQPQAAGETH, encoded by the coding sequence ATGAGCACGCCCGAGCCGAGAATCGTGGTCACGACGACGGACATGGAGCGGCTGCGCACCCTGGTCGACACCACCTCCGGGGACGTCGCCGAGGCCCTCGACGCGGAGCTGCTGCGCGCCGAGGTGGTGGAGGCCCGGGAGCTGCCCCCCGACGTCGTCACCATGAACAGCCGGGTCGTGTATCGGGACGAGGAGACGCGGGAGTCGCGTGAGGTGACGCTCTCCTACCCCCAGGATGCCTCGCTGGAGCAGGGACGCATCTCCGTCCTGGCGCCCGTGGGCGCGGCACTGCTGGGCCTGTCCGTGGGGCAGGAGATCGAGTGGCAGCAGCCTGGAGGAAAGTCCAAGCGTCTGCGCATCCTCTCGGTCACCTACCAACCCCAGGCGGCGGGCGAGACCCATTGA
- a CDS encoding CotH kinase family protein, producing MSRRPRLGALASIAFALSAACGVGVERPEGWSEESHGKKAAPAYDVVFPASRVNRFDLVLTPEDWRVMQDDMTGMLGAFGAGGGGAPGGGAPGGGGGAPAELTQACEGKAAGDACTATFMGNTFTSTCAPGRNGAPLLCQPARGGGGGPGGPGGGGPGGGGGGGGDIVPNTPVYVPATFKFEGKTWPQVGVRMKGNSSLGETWRRGVGKLPLRLHFEKYKEAHPETDGQRFYGFKKLSLGNGAADTSLMRDKVTADVYRAFGVPAPTTGFVALYVDHGGGPEYWGLYTLDEDADNNSLLDRHFGDHDGPLYEADGVGARWQAFDEASFALQKNEEQGWGPVQEAIAALNADRTDAAAWRAGLEARLDVPGFLRWLAINTVMQNWDAYGGMAHNYYLYAHPQEGHRLHWISWDHDRSMGEGMGRSTSITQETTDASWPLIRLLMDDPTYAALYRQYLLEAVDGPASPDALRARITSARDTIAPWAVGENAERTGFTFLSTPESFETAISGTTGLLNFAAKRQADVKTALGVTP from the coding sequence ATGTCACGACGCCCGCGCCTTGGAGCACTCGCCTCGATCGCCTTCGCCCTGAGCGCGGCGTGCGGGGTCGGCGTCGAGCGGCCCGAGGGTTGGTCCGAGGAGTCCCACGGCAAGAAGGCCGCTCCGGCCTATGACGTCGTGTTCCCCGCGAGCCGGGTGAACCGCTTCGACCTCGTCCTCACGCCGGAGGACTGGCGGGTGATGCAGGACGACATGACGGGCATGCTCGGCGCTTTCGGCGCGGGCGGCGGCGGCGCGCCAGGCGGTGGCGCGCCCGGGGGCGGCGGTGGCGCGCCCGCGGAGCTCACCCAGGCCTGCGAGGGCAAGGCCGCGGGCGACGCGTGCACCGCGACGTTCATGGGCAATACCTTCACCAGCACCTGTGCCCCGGGCCGCAATGGCGCTCCCCTGCTCTGCCAGCCGGCGCGCGGCGGCGGCGGCGGCCCCGGTGGACCCGGCGGCGGGGGTCCGGGCGGAGGCGGCGGAGGCGGCGGGGACATCGTGCCCAACACGCCCGTCTACGTCCCCGCGACGTTCAAGTTCGAAGGGAAGACCTGGCCCCAGGTCGGCGTGCGCATGAAGGGCAACTCGTCGCTCGGCGAGACCTGGCGCCGGGGCGTGGGCAAGCTGCCCCTGCGCCTGCACTTCGAGAAGTACAAGGAGGCGCACCCGGAGACGGACGGCCAGCGCTTCTACGGCTTCAAGAAGCTGTCGCTCGGCAACGGCGCGGCCGACACGTCGCTCATGCGCGACAAGGTCACCGCGGACGTGTACCGCGCGTTCGGCGTGCCCGCGCCGACCACCGGCTTCGTGGCCCTGTACGTGGACCATGGCGGGGGCCCCGAGTACTGGGGCCTGTACACACTGGACGAGGACGCGGACAACAACTCGCTGCTCGACCGGCACTTCGGCGACCATGACGGCCCGCTCTACGAGGCGGATGGCGTGGGCGCGCGCTGGCAGGCCTTCGACGAGGCCTCCTTCGCGCTCCAGAAGAACGAGGAGCAGGGCTGGGGCCCCGTGCAGGAGGCCATCGCCGCGCTCAACGCGGACCGCACCGATGCCGCCGCCTGGCGCGCGGGCCTCGAGGCCCGGCTGGACGTGCCGGGATTCCTGCGCTGGCTCGCCATCAACACCGTGATGCAGAACTGGGACGCGTACGGCGGCATGGCGCACAACTATTACCTCTACGCCCACCCCCAGGAGGGCCACCGCCTGCACTGGATCTCCTGGGACCATGACCGCTCCATGGGCGAGGGCATGGGCCGCTCGACGTCCATCACCCAGGAGACCACGGATGCCAGCTGGCCCCTCATCCGCTTGCTGATGGATGATCCCACCTACGCCGCGCTCTACCGGCAGTACCTGCTGGAGGCCGTGGACGGGCCGGCGAGCCCGGACGCGCTGCGCGCCCGCATCACCTCGGCGCGCGACACCATCGCCCCCTGGGCCGTGGGCGAGAACGCCGAGCGCACGGGCTTCACCTTCCTGAGCACGCCGGAGTCCTTCGAGACGGCGATCAGTGGAACCACTGGACTGTTGAACTTCGCGGCGAAGCGTCAGGCAGACGTCAAGACCGCGTTGGGAGTCACCCCATGA
- a CDS encoding 1,4-dihydroxy-2-naphthoate polyprenyltransferase, with amino-acid sequence MNSLPLSSPSSLQIWLMAIRPKTLVAGFVPVLLGHALAARDGYHAPGAFLVALGWTLLIQIACNLNNDYCDFKRGADTAERLGPVRVTQSGLMSPEMVLGATLLFFTLAVIMGLQLVNMLGPPALVLVLVSVLAAYAYTGGPYPLGYNGLGDVAVFIFFGLVPVALTYYVEAGHFSPLVWLSALVPGTLGIAILTVNNLRDVKTDRLVGKRTLVVLLGAGFGRFQYAAVLGITALTPVLMWGLELTGPTVLLPLLSLPLALPPLRRVFRESGAALNQALGETARFELVFGVMLGAGLWMSTQG; translated from the coding sequence ATGAATTCCCTTCCGCTCAGCAGTCCCAGCTCCCTGCAAATCTGGCTGATGGCCATCCGCCCGAAGACCCTGGTGGCGGGATTCGTCCCAGTGCTGCTGGGGCATGCCCTGGCCGCACGGGACGGCTACCACGCGCCCGGGGCGTTCCTGGTGGCGCTGGGCTGGACGCTGCTCATCCAGATCGCGTGCAACCTCAACAACGACTACTGCGACTTCAAGCGGGGCGCGGACACGGCCGAGCGGCTCGGGCCCGTTCGGGTGACGCAGAGCGGGCTGATGTCCCCGGAGATGGTGCTCGGCGCGACGCTGCTGTTCTTCACCCTGGCGGTCATCATGGGCCTGCAGCTGGTGAACATGCTGGGGCCGCCGGCGCTGGTGCTGGTGCTGGTCTCCGTGCTGGCCGCCTACGCGTACACCGGGGGCCCCTACCCGCTGGGCTACAACGGCCTGGGCGACGTGGCCGTCTTCATCTTCTTCGGGCTGGTGCCCGTGGCGCTCACCTACTACGTGGAGGCGGGACACTTCAGCCCGCTCGTGTGGCTGAGCGCCCTGGTCCCCGGCACGCTGGGCATCGCGATCCTCACGGTCAACAACCTGCGCGACGTGAAGACGGACCGGCTGGTGGGCAAGCGCACCCTGGTGGTGCTGCTGGGCGCGGGCTTCGGGCGCTTCCAGTACGCGGCCGTGCTGGGCATCACCGCGCTCACCCCCGTGCTCATGTGGGGCCTGGAGCTCACCGGCCCCACGGTGCTCCTGCCCCTGCTGTCGCTGCCGCTGGCCCTGCCCCCGCTGCGGCGGGTGTTCCGGGAGTCCGGCGCGGCCCTCAACCAGGCCCTCGGCGAGACGGCGCGCTTCGAGCTCGTCTTCGGGGTGATGCTCGGCGCGGGCCTGTGGATGAGCACCCAGGGGTGA
- a CDS encoding RBBP9/YdeN family alpha/beta hydrolase, with amino-acid sequence MTRSLTIVPRWAGHADSDFYPWLLQEKPAGFDSLRALEMPDPKQPRPETWVPALAQALGSAPAPGSVVMGHSVGCQTVLRYLETLPPGSQVEGVLLVAAWWSVDNPWDSLRPWTDRMLDLERIRAAAGRVVVLLSDNDPFTSDFRENARLWEERLGAQVQLVPGAKHFNGTHEPAVLDALRRHFGDAR; translated from the coding sequence ATGACGCGCTCCCTGACCATCGTCCCCCGCTGGGCCGGCCATGCCGACTCGGACTTCTACCCGTGGCTGCTCCAGGAGAAGCCCGCCGGCTTCGACTCCCTGCGCGCCCTGGAGATGCCCGACCCGAAACAGCCGCGGCCGGAGACCTGGGTTCCCGCGCTCGCCCAGGCCCTGGGGAGCGCGCCCGCCCCCGGCTCCGTGGTGATGGGCCACAGCGTGGGGTGCCAGACCGTGCTGCGCTACCTGGAGACGCTCCCGCCGGGCAGCCAGGTGGAGGGCGTGCTGCTGGTGGCCGCCTGGTGGAGCGTGGACAACCCCTGGGACAGCCTGCGGCCCTGGACGGACCGGATGCTGGACCTGGAGCGGATCCGCGCAGCCGCGGGCCGGGTCGTCGTGCTGCTCTCCGACAACGATCCCTTCACCTCGGACTTCCGCGAGAACGCCCGACTCTGGGAGGAACGGCTGGGCGCCCAGGTGCAGCTCGTCCCCGGGGCAAAGCATTTCAACGGCACGCACGAGCCCGCGGTCCTGGACGCCCTGCGGCGGCACTTCGGAGACGCCCGCTGA
- a CDS encoding pseudouridine synthase, producing the protein MGRTPKTPRWLEAARRRQAPVPEGERAEWLARALGRAGVLPRLDAERAIQEGRVEVDGRVERDPFAPVRAASGVRLEGQPLSLTSEVLTVMFHKPAGLVVHGHDPEGLGTVFERLRAVLPEALRGYEWYAVGRLDRDTTGLLLFTNEERLVAHATSPVTHLAKRYVADVEGLPTEAALQRLREGVVLEDGPTRPAEARARGPQRVELVLTEGRHHQVKRMLAAVGHPVLALHREAVGTVSLDVPEGGWRRLTDAEVETGLGFR; encoded by the coding sequence ATGGGGAGGACGCCGAAGACACCGAGGTGGTTGGAGGCCGCGCGCCGACGTCAGGCGCCGGTGCCGGAGGGCGAGCGCGCGGAGTGGTTGGCGCGGGCCCTGGGCCGGGCGGGGGTGCTGCCGCGCCTCGACGCCGAGCGGGCCATCCAGGAGGGGCGGGTGGAGGTGGACGGGCGCGTGGAGCGCGATCCCTTCGCGCCGGTGCGCGCGGCGAGCGGGGTGCGGCTGGAGGGGCAACCGCTCTCGCTGACGTCCGAGGTGCTGACCGTCATGTTCCACAAGCCCGCCGGCCTCGTGGTGCACGGGCACGATCCCGAGGGCCTCGGCACCGTCTTCGAGCGGCTGCGCGCCGTGCTGCCCGAGGCGCTGCGCGGCTACGAGTGGTACGCCGTGGGCCGCCTGGATCGCGACACCACGGGCCTGCTGCTCTTCACCAACGAGGAGCGGCTGGTGGCGCACGCGACCTCGCCCGTCACGCACCTGGCCAAGCGCTACGTGGCGGACGTGGAGGGCCTGCCCACGGAGGCGGCCCTCCAGCGACTGCGCGAGGGCGTGGTGCTGGAGGACGGACCGACCCGGCCCGCCGAGGCGCGCGCGCGCGGACCCCAGCGCGTGGAATTGGTGCTCACCGAGGGCCGCCACCACCAGGTGAAGCGGATGCTGGCGGCGGTGGGGCATCCCGTGCTCGCGCTGCACCGGGAGGCCGTGGGCACGGTGTCCCTGGACGTACCCGAGGGCGGGTGGCGGCGGCTCACGGACGCCGAGGTGGAGACGGGGCTCGGCTTTCGCTGA
- a CDS encoding DUF4956 domain-containing protein codes for MPPPELVAQAAATVSPQALDIQAALLRFSLALVLGAVLAYRPWRRFMPSAPAMPQETAHTQLLIAVAGAVMTTVIGDSMSRAFGLVGLGGFIRFRSGIKDTRDAAVMFVLIGVGMSCGLGAFQVAACATGFLGAVLIVLDLTAQPRPNWIKLSLDVENLREALPPLRALHPEARMLTLEQEAPTTQAGTAVFELAMPPRMDGLQLLEGLRTALPGVRSASIDPS; via the coding sequence ATGCCTCCGCCTGAGCTGGTGGCCCAGGCCGCCGCCACGGTGAGCCCGCAGGCCCTGGACATCCAGGCGGCGCTCCTGCGCTTCAGCCTCGCGCTGGTGCTCGGCGCGGTGCTCGCCTACCGGCCCTGGCGCCGGTTCATGCCCTCCGCGCCGGCCATGCCGCAGGAGACCGCGCACACGCAGTTGCTCATCGCCGTGGCGGGCGCGGTGATGACCACGGTCATCGGCGACAGCATGTCGCGCGCCTTCGGCCTCGTGGGGCTCGGCGGCTTCATCCGCTTCCGCTCGGGCATCAAGGACACGCGTGACGCGGCCGTCATGTTCGTGCTCATCGGCGTGGGCATGTCCTGCGGGCTCGGCGCCTTCCAGGTGGCCGCGTGCGCCACGGGCTTCCTCGGCGCGGTGCTCATCGTCCTGGACCTCACGGCACAGCCCCGGCCCAACTGGATCAAGCTGTCCCTGGACGTGGAGAACCTGCGCGAGGCCCTGCCCCCGCTCCGGGCGCTCCACCCCGAGGCGCGCATGCTCACGCTCGAGCAGGAGGCGCCGACGACGCAGGCGGGCACCGCCGTCTTCGAGCTCGCCATGCCCCCGCGCATGGATGGACTGCAACTGCTGGAGGGGCTGCGCACCGCCCTGCCCGGCGTGCGCAGCGCCTCCATCGATCCGAGCTGA
- a CDS encoding aminotransferase class IV, translated as MIDTVAVNGEVRRMQELRLGDFLQSFFFGAGFFETFLIEEGTPWFLARHLARLRTSLAAYADTVRAPPAPLLEPEAVLDALRRCLAVEDMGPRFTGVGKLVAGDGQLLLTFRHRPAPVPEGLVLDQLESRGYRRGDPLATHKSVSYLRQYSHLGRGTVFANEHGEWCEAPNGNLFFLLEDAVVTPPVEAPCLPGIIRAVVVEAGPWEGLPLEERALPVEQRARLQGCVLTNSVGLAQPVSRLLGQTLPHSTRLAQGLRARVEARARQET; from the coding sequence TTGATTGATACGGTCGCGGTGAATGGCGAGGTGCGGCGGATGCAGGAGCTGCGCCTCGGCGACTTCCTCCAGTCCTTCTTCTTCGGCGCGGGCTTCTTCGAGACCTTCCTCATCGAGGAAGGCACGCCCTGGTTCCTCGCACGGCACCTCGCCCGGCTGCGGACGAGCCTCGCCGCCTACGCGGACACCGTGCGCGCGCCCCCCGCCCCCCTGCTCGAACCCGAGGCCGTGCTCGACGCCCTGCGCCGCTGCCTCGCGGTGGAGGACATGGGCCCGCGCTTCACCGGCGTGGGCAAGCTCGTCGCCGGGGATGGCCAGCTCCTGCTGACCTTCCGGCACCGGCCCGCTCCCGTCCCGGAGGGGCTCGTCCTCGACCAGCTCGAATCGCGCGGCTACCGGCGGGGCGATCCCCTGGCGACCCATAAGAGCGTGTCGTACCTGCGCCAGTACAGCCACCTGGGCCGGGGAACGGTCTTCGCCAACGAGCACGGCGAGTGGTGCGAGGCGCCCAACGGCAACCTCTTCTTCCTCCTGGAGGACGCCGTGGTGACGCCTCCGGTGGAGGCGCCCTGTCTGCCGGGCATCATCCGCGCGGTGGTGGTGGAGGCGGGTCCCTGGGAGGGGCTTCCCCTCGAGGAGCGCGCGCTTCCCGTGGAGCAGCGGGCGCGGCTCCAGGGCTGCGTCCTCACCAACTCCGTGGGCCTCGCCCAGCCCGTGTCCCGGTTGCTCGGCCAGACCCTGCCCCACAGCACCCGACTGGCCCAGGGGCTTCGCGCCCGCGTGGAAGCCCGGGCCCGCCAGGAGACCTGA
- a CDS encoding GNAT family N-acetyltransferase, which translates to MSSAPPLLTPRLQLRDFVEEDWRATTRYESDPEVVRYGSHGVRTPEESREYILRVAELSRPLPRRVYDLAMVRREDGRLIGRCGMRVTDVPSREGTLWYILERPSWGQGYASEAAQAVMDFSFGTLGLHRMYADCDPRNPGSYRVMEKLGMRREAHFRENALIRGEWCDSYIYAQLEHEWRARGRGRG; encoded by the coding sequence ATGTCATCCGCCCCGCCGTTACTCACGCCCCGGCTGCAGCTGCGCGACTTCGTGGAGGAGGACTGGCGCGCCACCACGCGCTACGAGTCGGACCCCGAGGTGGTGCGCTACGGCAGCCACGGCGTGCGCACGCCCGAGGAGAGCCGGGAGTACATCCTCCGGGTCGCGGAGCTGTCGCGGCCACTGCCTCGGCGCGTCTATGACCTGGCCATGGTGCGGCGCGAGGACGGGCGGCTCATCGGCCGCTGTGGCATGCGCGTCACGGACGTGCCGTCACGCGAGGGGACGCTCTGGTACATCCTCGAGCGTCCCTCCTGGGGCCAGGGCTACGCCTCCGAGGCGGCCCAGGCCGTCATGGACTTCAGCTTCGGCACGCTCGGGTTGCATCGCATGTACGCGGACTGCGACCCGCGCAACCCGGGCTCCTACCGGGTGATGGAGAAGCTGGGCATGCGGCGCGAGGCGCACTTCCGCGAGAACGCGCTCATCCGGGGCGAGTGGTGTGACTCGTACATCTACGCGCAGCTCGAGCACGAGTGGCGGGCGCGCGGACGCGGGCGCGGGTAG
- the tmk gene encoding dTMP kinase — protein sequence MLIVFEGIDGSGKTTLSNRVARELRQAGLRVRHVREDGKLASPVSEGLRLFTKNPLHLALTPMAELLLYTARETQLLEEVTRPALAEYEVVIADRFLYTAEVLARWGRGLPEDAVRPIMDACARGLQPERVFLIDVDPAIARARRRLSKVLVSDTGVSSRKGLAGAGMQTRLRAGYRALAAENPERWRLVENADVTLDTLVTLLTQEVLGLVRGSGDRRPLPTPGESAAPRSPEEARARYLARVDRWTVEEPALAAFFLSGLEGPDIERRRELLASRCPELIAYGLGSVTTPHAWRLRAQVEEAAPVHVLGSLKNLAADHPEAWALRERWETRQPEAVALSLDGLDSERAWALRERLGVAVPEAVLTSLGWIDSERAWALRERWLTARGAEAALTQEKVARLACKSLRGLNDERAWAWRQKAWETAPDAVLRTLQGLDDERAWTLREQHAVRATKLVIESLEGLDHPRAWALRESFGAQCEETLESFEGMDGATAWRLRQALADTWPAASVKSLGPLAETTRGRELITRLLTAHPRDFALLRQAARTARMLEREVRDASA from the coding sequence ATGCTGATCGTATTCGAGGGGATTGATGGTTCCGGCAAGACGACGCTGTCCAACCGCGTGGCGCGCGAGCTGCGCCAGGCGGGGCTGCGCGTGCGGCATGTCCGGGAGGACGGCAAGCTCGCCTCGCCGGTGTCCGAGGGGCTGAGGCTCTTCACCAAGAACCCGCTCCACCTCGCGCTCACGCCCATGGCGGAGCTGCTGCTGTACACCGCGCGCGAGACGCAGCTGCTCGAGGAGGTGACGCGTCCGGCGCTCGCCGAGTACGAGGTCGTCATCGCCGACCGCTTCCTCTACACGGCCGAGGTGCTCGCGCGCTGGGGCCGGGGCCTGCCCGAGGACGCGGTGCGCCCCATCATGGACGCGTGCGCCCGGGGCCTGCAGCCCGAGCGCGTCTTCCTCATCGACGTGGACCCCGCCATCGCGCGCGCCCGCCGCCGCCTGTCCAAGGTGCTCGTGTCGGACACGGGCGTCTCCTCGCGCAAGGGCCTGGCCGGCGCGGGCATGCAGACGCGGCTGCGCGCGGGCTACCGGGCGCTCGCCGCCGAGAATCCCGAGCGCTGGCGCCTCGTGGAGAACGCGGACGTGACGCTCGACACGCTCGTCACCCTGCTCACCCAGGAGGTGCTGGGCCTGGTGCGGGGCAGCGGAGACCGGCGTCCCCTGCCCACGCCGGGCGAGTCCGCCGCGCCCCGCTCCCCCGAGGAGGCCCGGGCGCGCTACCTGGCGCGGGTGGATCGCTGGACGGTGGAGGAGCCCGCGCTCGCGGCCTTCTTCCTCTCGGGCCTGGAGGGACCGGACATCGAGCGGCGCCGCGAGCTGCTCGCCTCGCGCTGTCCGGAGCTCATCGCCTACGGCCTGGGCAGCGTCACCACGCCCCACGCCTGGCGCCTGCGCGCCCAGGTGGAGGAGGCCGCGCCGGTGCACGTGCTCGGCTCGCTCAAGAACCTGGCCGCGGACCACCCCGAGGCGTGGGCCCTGCGCGAGCGCTGGGAGACGCGCCAGCCCGAGGCCGTGGCCCTGTCCCTGGATGGGCTCGACTCGGAGCGGGCGTGGGCCCTGCGCGAGCGCCTGGGCGTCGCGGTGCCCGAGGCGGTGCTCACCTCGCTCGGGTGGATCGACTCGGAGCGGGCGTGGGCCCTGCGCGAGCGCTGGTTGACGGCGCGCGGCGCAGAGGCGGCGCTCACCCAGGAGAAGGTGGCGCGGCTGGCGTGCAAGAGCCTCCGGGGGCTCAATGACGAGCGGGCGTGGGCCTGGCGTCAGAAGGCCTGGGAGACGGCGCCCGATGCCGTGCTGCGCACGCTGCAGGGGCTGGACGACGAGCGGGCGTGGACCCTGCGCGAGCAGCACGCGGTGCGCGCCACCAAGCTCGTCATCGAATCCCTGGAGGGGCTGGACCACCCCCGGGCCTGGGCGCTGCGCGAGTCCTTCGGGGCGCAGTGCGAGGAGACGCTGGAGTCCTTCGAGGGCATGGACGGCGCCACGGCGTGGCGGCTGCGCCAGGCGCTGGCGGACACCTGGCCGGCCGCCTCGGTGAAGAGCCTGGGGCCGCTGGCCGAGACGACTCGGGGGCGCGAGCTCATCACGCGCCTGCTCACGGCCCATCCCCGGGACTTCGCCCTGCTGCGGCAGGCGGCCCGGACCGCGCGGATGCTGGAGCGGGAGGTGCGTGATGCCTCCGCCTGA
- a CDS encoding porin, whose protein sequence is MHTSSRSSTLRQWAAGGIALAMLWVSPVRAQDSDQTQGPADPSPTPSSRPDATLRQDTPLGNWSIGGRVRTRETISAKEDKTFKGSLTVPAARLEFTYQWKKRVKAVVEFDVTDGLPNGLKDAFVSMKLVDGFSVRVGRFKTPMSLVELEPAARLPVIRRGLAREVLNPGVLNLTNRQVGAQLEWQCLTCTRVVRVRAGVWQPEAGRSSLEEGLGLVPMARGTVQLLDTLEVGASARGDAFSAANGGVNANWTLGVDLKHALPLGWGEWRSWVEALVGRSPVLTSVPGQHFTARAITALRVGGVKKNQFYLEPFVMASAFDPALETVNDMLWEGVGGLNFGQWKRWRIQAQYEHREAEARVPAILASLDDDLVKRRALLVQLEVIF, encoded by the coding sequence GTGCATACCTCTTCCCGTTCCTCCACCCTCCGGCAGTGGGCCGCCGGAGGGATCGCCCTCGCCATGCTCTGGGTGTCGCCCGTCCGGGCGCAGGACTCCGACCAGACCCAGGGGCCCGCGGACCCCTCGCCCACGCCCAGCAGCCGGCCCGACGCGACGCTCCGCCAGGACACGCCCCTGGGCAACTGGTCCATCGGCGGCCGGGTGCGCACCCGGGAAACCATCAGCGCCAAGGAGGACAAGACGTTCAAGGGCAGCCTCACCGTGCCCGCCGCGCGCCTGGAGTTCACCTACCAGTGGAAGAAGCGGGTGAAGGCCGTGGTGGAGTTCGACGTCACCGACGGCCTGCCCAATGGCCTCAAGGACGCCTTCGTCTCCATGAAGCTCGTGGACGGCTTCTCCGTGCGCGTGGGCCGCTTCAAGACCCCGATGTCGCTCGTGGAGCTGGAGCCCGCCGCGCGGCTGCCCGTCATCCGCCGGGGCCTGGCGCGCGAGGTGCTCAACCCCGGCGTGCTCAACCTCACCAACCGGCAGGTGGGCGCGCAGCTCGAGTGGCAGTGCCTGACGTGCACCCGCGTGGTGCGCGTGCGCGCGGGGGTGTGGCAGCCCGAGGCGGGACGCTCGAGCCTGGAGGAAGGACTGGGGCTCGTGCCCATGGCGCGCGGCACCGTGCAGCTGCTCGACACCCTGGAGGTGGGCGCCTCGGCGCGGGGCGATGCGTTCTCCGCGGCCAACGGCGGCGTGAACGCCAACTGGACGCTGGGGGTGGACCTCAAGCACGCCCTGCCCCTGGGCTGGGGCGAGTGGCGCTCCTGGGTGGAGGCCCTGGTGGGCCGCTCGCCCGTGCTCACCAGCGTCCCGGGCCAGCACTTCACCGCGCGCGCCATCACCGCCCTGCGCGTGGGCGGCGTGAAGAAGAACCAATTCTACCTGGAGCCATTCGTCATGGCCTCGGCGTTCGATCCCGCCCTGGAGACGGTGAACGATATGCTCTGGGAAGGGGTGGGCGGACTGAACTTCGGCCAGTGGAAGCGCTGGCGGATCCAGGCGCAGTACGAGCACCGCGAGGCCGAGGCCCGGGTGCCCGCGATCCTCGCCTCCCTGGATGATGACCTGGTCAAGAGAAGGGCCCTGCTGGTGCAGCTCGAGGTGATTTTCTGA
- a CDS encoding VTC domain-containing protein translates to MNPPSPAPVSQDRERRFLPSREALETFLRAAASWTKPCVYDSGLPFAFTRTTYFDTERLDFLDSCRHGHTQRLRLREYAGTADLAQPAVLTGTRYLELKTNRGEQRTKVRVPITSDEASALLGGAEPPASGAAARLLRDSPHGPVRPWVMAWYRRGTLANADASVRITVDEDLVFALPPRDSQLGVPAAPTRLIQQAPATLVEVKGWGPQPSWLEEALRTLEAFETHDSKFEQGMRALLDGVPAVK, encoded by the coding sequence ATGAATCCCCCCTCTCCCGCCCCCGTGTCGCAAGACCGCGAGCGGCGCTTCCTGCCCTCGCGCGAGGCCCTGGAGACCTTCCTGCGGGCCGCCGCCTCCTGGACCAAGCCCTGCGTGTACGACAGCGGGCTGCCCTTCGCCTTCACCCGGACGACCTACTTCGACACCGAGCGGCTCGACTTCCTCGACTCGTGCCGGCACGGACACACGCAGCGGCTGCGGCTGCGCGAGTACGCGGGCACGGCGGACCTGGCCCAGCCCGCGGTGCTCACCGGCACGCGCTACCTGGAGCTCAAGACGAACCGGGGCGAGCAGCGCACCAAGGTGCGCGTGCCCATCACCTCGGACGAGGCCTCGGCGCTGCTCGGTGGCGCGGAGCCGCCCGCGAGCGGCGCCGCGGCGCGGCTGCTGCGCGACAGTCCCCATGGCCCGGTGCGGCCGTGGGTGATGGCGTGGTACCGGCGGGGCACGCTCGCCAACGCCGACGCCAGCGTGCGCATCACCGTGGACGAGGACCTGGTCTTCGCCCTGCCCCCGCGCGACAGCCAGCTGGGCGTGCCCGCGGCGCCCACGCGGCTCATCCAGCAAGCCCCCGCCACGCTCGTGGAGGTCAAGGGGTGGGGCCCCCAGCCGTCCTGGCTGGAGGAGGCGTTGCGAACGTTGGAAGCCTTCGAGACCCATGACTCGAAGTTCGAACAAGGCATGCGCGCGCTGCTCGATGGCGTGCCCGCCGTGAAGTGA